In Mobula hypostoma chromosome 10, sMobHyp1.1, whole genome shotgun sequence, a single genomic region encodes these proteins:
- the LOC134353309 gene encoding interferon-inducible GTPase 5-like, with translation MGGSSSSEQMAETETPSFFTQEELSKLKSDFETGGVEKVKPLIDKKVTDLDKTELNIAVTGETGTGKSTFINAMRGLRSDDPGAAEVGTTETTKEPTGYSHPTLPNVRYWDLPGMGTTLFPAATYLTKMKFKRFDFFIIISTVRFKESDVKLAKEIKRLGKQFYFVRSKIDADLYSMRKDKVFIDEEEELEKMRSDTVRRLVESGFPDPAVFLISSLEPDHFDFTRLNEGLEGDLNNVKKRIFVLALPNVSVEIVQRKNEILKKHVWMFATLSGGLGAVPVPGFSLACDIGIVIGAIVHFRKCLGLDDASLQRLANRAGKPVEDLKATVKAPLLGEITPDVIVRLGWGVAVVTISALEFAFDFVPVIGSIFGAGSSFLMTYKILSAALKDLTENAERVVKVAFETD, from the coding sequence TGAACAGATGGCAGAGACTgagaccccctcattcttcacacAGGAAGAACTGAGCAAACTAAAGTCTGATTTTGAAACAGGTGGGGTGGAAAAAGTTAAACCACTGATAGACAAAAAAGTAACTGATCTGGACAAAACAGAGCTTAACATCGCAGTGACGGGAGAAACAGGTACAGGAAAATCCACCTTCATCAATGCCATGAGAGGACTTCGGAGTGATGATCCAGGAGCAGCTGAAGTTGGGACCACAGAAACAACAAAGGAGCCAACCGGATACTCACATCCCACTCTGCCCAATGTTCGCTATTGGGACCTACCAGGGATGGGAACTACACTATTTCCAGCAGCTACATATCTCACAAAAATGAAATTCAAAAGATTTGATTTCTTTATCATAATCTCCACTGTTCGATTCAAAGAAAGTGATGTAAAACTTGCCAAAGAGATTAAACGGCTGGGGAAACAATTCTATTTTGTCCGCTCTAAGATTGATGCTGATCTTTATTCCATGAGGAAAGATAAGGTGTTTATTGATGAAGAAGAAGAGCTGGAAAAGATGCGGAGTGACACTGTCAGGAGGTTGGTAGAGTCAGGGTTTCCAGATCCAGCTGTGTTCCTGATATCCAGTTTAGAGCCGGATCATTTTGATTTCACTCGGTTAAATGAAGGACTCGAAGGTGATCTAAATAATGTAAAGAAAAGGATCTTTGTCCTGGCCCTTCCAAATGTAAGTGTGGAGATAGTTCAGAGGAAAAATGAGATTCTGAAAAAACATGTCTGGATGTTTGCAACACTCTCTGGGGGATTGGGAGCGGTCCCAGTTCCCGGCTTCTCTCTTGCTTGTGATATCGGTATAGTGATTGGAGCCATTGTCCACTTCCGGAAATGCCTGGGTCTGGATGATGCTTCTCTTCAAAGACTGGCTAACAGAGCAGGAAAACCTGTGGAAGACCTGAAGGCGACAGTAAAAGCTCCATTGCTGGGGGAAATAACCCCAGATGTAATTGTGAGATTAGGTTGGGGGGTTGCTGTTgttaccatttcagccctggaattcGCTTTCGACTTTGTCCCTGTCATTGGCTCCATTTTTGGAGCAGGCTCATCATTTCTCATGACATACAAGATACTGAGTGCTGCACTGAAGGATCTTacagagaatgcagagagagtggtgaaagtTGCCTTTGAAACTGATTAa